One window of Streptomyces sp. NBC_00273 genomic DNA carries:
- a CDS encoding VOC family protein: protein MTPRLDLIGMVVSDMAASLAFYRRLGLDVPAEADGLPHVEAVLPGGLRIAWDTEDTVRSFDPSWTPPTGDGRRDLAFLCDSPAEVDALYAALTAAGHTGHLKPWDAFWGQRYAVVLDPDGCGVSLFAPSAPAA from the coding sequence ATGACTCCTCGACTCGACCTCATCGGCATGGTGGTCTCCGACATGGCCGCCTCGCTCGCCTTCTACCGCCGCCTCGGGCTGGACGTCCCGGCCGAGGCCGACGGCCTGCCGCACGTGGAGGCCGTCCTGCCCGGGGGCCTGCGGATCGCGTGGGACACGGAGGACACCGTCCGCTCCTTCGACCCGTCGTGGACCCCGCCCACCGGCGACGGCCGCCGGGACCTGGCCTTCCTGTGCGACTCCCCCGCCGAGGTGGACGCGCTCTACGCCGCACTGACCGCCGCCGGGCACACCGGACACCTGAAGCCCTGGGACGCCTTCTGGGGCCAGCGCTACGCCGTCGTCCTCGACCCGGACGGCTGCGGGGTCTCGCTCTTCGCCCCGTCGGCTCCGGCGGCGTAG
- a CDS encoding serine hydrolase domain-containing protein: MLPAAAHAAERGPAAPPAGLEEAIEQAVADGFPGVVAYARRGERESRTAAGLADTATGERARPDQRFRIASNTKSFVSTVLLQLEGEGRLSLDDSVDTWLPGVVRGNGNDGTAITVRQLLNHTSAIYDPTNEPEFFAPYLERHDWDHVYTPREVIARAVRHEPTFTSDDGWGYSNTNYLLAGLVIEAVTHRSAPSEIHRRIIVPLGLKDTSFPVTDPNIRGPHLHGYDLKGRDVTRFSPSYDWTAGAMISTVGDLARFHRALFAGVLLRPAQQRELLTGSRGKPAYGLGVQSVDVTCGPGPGSKQVSAWATDGSGPGFTSVSLTTADGGRQLVLAANVYDLGAELKNEAPVPRTRALEQAQTAVLCD, from the coding sequence ATGCTCCCCGCGGCCGCGCACGCGGCGGAACGGGGGCCGGCCGCACCGCCCGCCGGCCTCGAGGAGGCCATCGAGCAGGCGGTCGCCGACGGATTCCCCGGTGTCGTGGCGTACGCCAGGCGCGGGGAGCGGGAGTCGCGCACGGCGGCCGGGCTCGCGGACACGGCGACCGGCGAGCGGGCCCGGCCGGACCAGCGGTTCCGGATCGCGAGCAACACCAAGTCGTTCGTGTCGACGGTGCTCCTGCAGCTGGAGGGCGAAGGGCGGCTCTCGCTCGACGACAGCGTGGACACGTGGCTGCCCGGCGTGGTCCGGGGAAACGGCAACGACGGCACGGCCATCACCGTCCGGCAGCTGCTCAACCACACCTCGGCCATCTACGACCCCACCAACGAGCCGGAGTTCTTCGCGCCCTACCTGGAGCGCCACGACTGGGACCACGTGTACACGCCCCGGGAGGTGATCGCCCGCGCGGTACGGCACGAGCCGACGTTCACGTCCGACGACGGCTGGGGGTACTCCAACACCAACTACCTCCTCGCGGGTCTGGTGATCGAGGCGGTCACGCACCGCAGCGCACCCTCCGAAATCCATCGGCGGATCATCGTGCCGCTCGGTCTGAAGGACACCTCCTTCCCGGTGACCGACCCGAACATCCGCGGCCCCCATCTGCACGGCTATGACCTCAAGGGGCGCGATGTCACCCGGTTCAGCCCGTCGTACGACTGGACCGCCGGCGCCATGATCTCCACGGTCGGCGACCTGGCCCGTTTCCACCGGGCCCTGTTCGCCGGCGTGCTGCTGCGCCCCGCCCAGCAGCGTGAACTCCTGACGGGGAGCCGCGGCAAGCCGGCGTACGGACTCGGTGTGCAGTCCGTCGACGTGACGTGCGGCCCGGGACCGGGCAGCAAGCAGGTCAGCGCCTGGGCGACCGACGGCAGCGGACCCGGCTTCACCAGCGTGTCCCTCACCACCGCCGACGGCGGGCGACAACTGGTCCTGGCCGCCAATGTCTACGACCTCGGCGCGGAACTGAAGAATGAGGCGCCCGTCCCGCGCACCCGTGCGCTGGAGCAGGCCCAGACGGCAGTCCTGTGCGACTGA
- the rsgA gene encoding ribosome small subunit-dependent GTPase A has translation MSFSAFLSSFPHASLSHALAPLGWDDAWEAEFAPYAEQGLLPGRVVRVDRGQCDVMTADGIVRADTAFVTPHDPLRVICTGDWAAVEAAGNPRYVKAYLPRRTAFVRSTSSQRSEGQILAANVDHAIIAVSLAVELDLGRIERFLALAWESGAQPLVVLTKADLVPDAATLGHLVQDVEATAPGVQVLTVSSLTGEGTDVLAAIVGDGTSVLLGISGAGKSTLANALLGAEVMEVQAAREVDGKGRHTTTTRNLLALPGGGVLIDTPGLRGVGLWDAETGVGQVFSEIEEYAERCRFHDCAHEAEPGCAVLAALESGELADRRLESYRKLLRENQRIVAKTDARLRSEIRRDWRLKSAEGRANHAAKRGGRV, from the coding sequence TTGTCTTTCTCCGCTTTCCTGTCCTCCTTCCCGCACGCCTCGCTCTCGCACGCCCTCGCCCCCCTCGGCTGGGACGACGCGTGGGAGGCCGAGTTCGCCCCGTACGCAGAGCAGGGCCTGTTGCCCGGCCGCGTCGTACGCGTCGACCGCGGCCAGTGCGACGTCATGACCGCGGACGGCATCGTCCGCGCCGACACCGCCTTCGTCACCCCGCACGACCCGCTCCGGGTCATCTGCACCGGGGACTGGGCCGCCGTGGAGGCGGCCGGCAACCCCCGCTACGTGAAGGCGTACCTGCCGCGCCGGACCGCCTTCGTACGGTCCACCTCCTCGCAGCGGTCCGAGGGGCAGATCCTCGCCGCCAACGTCGACCACGCCATCATCGCGGTCTCCCTCGCCGTCGAGCTGGACCTCGGGCGCATCGAGCGCTTCCTGGCCCTGGCCTGGGAATCGGGTGCGCAGCCGCTGGTCGTCCTCACCAAGGCGGACCTGGTCCCGGACGCGGCGACGCTCGGGCACCTGGTCCAGGACGTGGAGGCCACCGCGCCCGGCGTCCAGGTACTGACCGTCTCCTCCCTCACGGGGGAGGGTACGGACGTACTGGCCGCGATCGTCGGCGACGGCACCAGCGTGCTGCTCGGCATCTCGGGCGCCGGCAAGTCCACCCTGGCCAACGCGCTGCTCGGCGCCGAGGTCATGGAGGTGCAGGCGGCCCGCGAGGTCGACGGCAAGGGCCGGCACACGACCACCACGCGCAACCTGCTCGCCCTGCCGGGCGGCGGCGTCCTGATCGACACCCCCGGACTGCGCGGCGTCGGGCTCTGGGACGCCGAGACCGGGGTCGGCCAGGTCTTCTCGGAGATCGAGGAGTACGCGGAGCGCTGCCGCTTCCACGACTGCGCGCACGAGGCGGAGCCGGGGTGCGCGGTGCTGGCCGCGCTGGAGTCCGGCGAGCTCGCGGACCGCCGGCTGGAGAGCTACCGCAAGCTCCTGCGGGAGAACCAGCGCATCGTGGCCAAGACGGACGCCCGGCTGCGGTCGGAGATCCGCCGCGACTGGCGCCTGAAGTCGGCGGAGGGCCGGGCCAACCACGCTGCGAAGCGGGGCGGCCGCGTCTGA
- a CDS encoding helix-turn-helix domain-containing protein: MYEEAPSAAVPGAVLWRATAGGGSMVLPDGCMDLLWADGRLLVAGPDTGPHPAGEVPGGTFAGIRLAPGTAPALIGVPAHALRDRRVELADLWPAGAVRRASALVEGYGDVRAGLEALARARAADAGAPDLLTAEVVARLRAGETVAATARAVGLGPRQLHRRSLDAFGYGPRTLGRILRLRRALALARAGRPYAEVACVTGYADQAHLAREVRALAGTTLRAYAAGADGAKSETPQPSGSRTTA, from the coding sequence GTGTACGAGGAAGCGCCGTCCGCGGCCGTTCCCGGAGCCGTGCTGTGGCGCGCGACCGCGGGCGGCGGCTCGATGGTGCTGCCCGACGGCTGCATGGACCTGCTGTGGGCCGACGGGCGGCTGCTGGTGGCCGGACCCGACACCGGGCCGCATCCGGCCGGGGAGGTCCCCGGCGGCACCTTCGCGGGGATCCGGCTCGCGCCCGGCACCGCGCCCGCGCTGATCGGCGTACCGGCGCACGCGCTGCGGGACCGGCGCGTCGAGCTCGCCGACCTGTGGCCCGCGGGCGCGGTCCGGCGGGCGTCGGCGCTGGTGGAGGGGTACGGGGACGTACGCGCGGGACTCGAAGCACTGGCCCGCGCCCGCGCCGCCGATGCCGGTGCGCCCGACCTGCTGACCGCCGAGGTCGTGGCCCGGCTCCGGGCGGGGGAGACGGTGGCCGCGACCGCCCGCGCCGTCGGCCTCGGGCCGCGGCAGCTGCACCGGCGCTCGCTCGACGCCTTCGGGTACGGCCCCCGGACGCTCGGCCGCATCCTGCGGCTGCGCCGGGCCCTGGCCCTGGCCCGCGCGGGCCGGCCGTACGCCGAGGTCGCCTGCGTCACCGGGTACGCCGACCAGGCGCACCTCGCCCGAGAGGTGCGGGCGCTGGCCGGGACGACCCTGCGGGCCTACGCCGCCGGAGCCGACGGGGCGAAGAGCGAGACCCCGCAGCCGTCCGGGTCGAGGACGACGGCGTAG
- a CDS encoding PPOX class F420-dependent oxidoreductase, which translates to MTDFKGFSEAELAYLRSQHLGRLATVDAAGQPQANPVGFFPQEDGTILVGGMAMGTTKKWRNLHGNPRLSLVVDDLVSTRPWRVRGIEIRGRATLETGPHGLGPHFSPEVIRIHPERVHAWGL; encoded by the coding sequence ATGACGGACTTCAAGGGTTTCAGCGAGGCCGAACTGGCTTACCTGCGTTCGCAGCACCTGGGCCGCTTGGCCACGGTGGACGCGGCCGGGCAGCCGCAGGCGAACCCGGTGGGCTTCTTCCCTCAGGAGGACGGGACGATCCTGGTGGGCGGAATGGCGATGGGCACGACGAAGAAGTGGCGCAACCTGCACGGGAACCCCCGGCTGTCGCTGGTCGTGGACGACCTGGTGAGCACCCGGCCGTGGCGGGTGCGCGGCATCGAGATCCGGGGCCGCGCCACGCTGGAGACGGGCCCGCACGGGCTGGGCCCCCATTTCAGTCCGGAGGTGATCCGGATCCACCCGGAACGCGTCCACGCGTGGGGGCTCTGA
- a CDS encoding class I SAM-dependent methyltransferase, with product MNLPDDDPPPRPEAVTGGRYGEAVFRPELAGEDDRIDLGALAYDDFTLARLRALGAGPGWRCLDVGAGTGTVARLLLERAGVSEVLAVDRDTAFLRAHPAPGLTPLEADVTALDFSPGRFQLVHARFVLMHLRNWPRMIGKLASLVAPGGVLVLGDAVDLTTPAAPTTTYGRVMRAMWQGLGDSLGTDVSWVPEYPEHLREAGLLSVGAEILVPPLLPGSPISRFWAGTWERAREPMTATGLVDDAAIDAAIRYLDSPDCAALSPGLLTAWGVKGPA from the coding sequence GTGAACCTGCCCGACGACGACCCGCCGCCGCGTCCCGAGGCGGTGACCGGCGGCCGCTACGGCGAGGCGGTGTTCCGGCCGGAGCTGGCGGGCGAGGACGACCGCATCGACCTCGGCGCGCTCGCCTACGACGACTTCACGCTGGCACGGCTGCGCGCGCTGGGTGCCGGGCCGGGCTGGCGCTGCCTGGACGTGGGCGCCGGGACGGGGACGGTCGCCCGGCTCCTGCTGGAGCGGGCCGGGGTCTCGGAGGTCCTCGCCGTCGACCGGGACACGGCCTTCCTCAGGGCGCACCCGGCGCCCGGGCTCACTCCACTGGAGGCGGACGTCACCGCCCTGGACTTCAGTCCGGGACGGTTCCAGCTGGTGCACGCCCGGTTCGTGCTGATGCACCTGCGGAACTGGCCGCGGATGATCGGCAAGCTCGCCTCCCTGGTCGCCCCGGGCGGTGTCCTGGTCCTCGGCGACGCGGTCGACCTGACCACCCCCGCCGCGCCGACGACCACGTACGGGCGGGTGATGCGGGCGATGTGGCAGGGGCTCGGGGACAGCCTGGGCACCGACGTCTCCTGGGTACCGGAGTACCCCGAGCACCTGCGGGAGGCCGGTCTGCTGTCCGTGGGGGCCGAGATCCTCGTCCCCCCGCTGCTGCCCGGCAGCCCCATCAGCCGCTTCTGGGCCGGTACGTGGGAACGCGCGCGGGAGCCGATGACGGCCACCGGGCTGGTCGACGACGCGGCGATCGACGCGGCGATCCGCTACCTGGACTCCCCGGACTGCGCCGCGCTCTCCCCCGGCCTGCTCACCGCCTGGGGCGTGAAGGGCCCGGCGTAG
- a CDS encoding DUF456 domain-containing protein: protein MDLPQLLLVGLVLLLGVVGVLIPGVPGTWLVWAGLLWWALHVRSASAWTLLVAATALLLVVQVVKWLLPPRRVRGLGITSRMVVLAGAGALLGFVLVPVVGAVPGFVGGIYLCERLRLGSHGEAWASVRAVMRAVGTSVLVELFACLVLVGAWVGAVVAQ from the coding sequence ATGGATCTGCCTCAGCTGCTGCTGGTGGGGCTGGTGCTGCTGCTCGGGGTGGTCGGAGTGCTGATCCCGGGTGTGCCGGGCACCTGGCTGGTGTGGGCGGGGCTGCTGTGGTGGGCACTGCACGTGCGTTCGGCGTCGGCGTGGACCCTGCTGGTCGCGGCGACGGCCCTGCTGCTGGTGGTCCAGGTGGTGAAGTGGCTGCTGCCGCCCCGGCGGGTGCGGGGGCTGGGCATCACCTCCCGGATGGTGGTGTTGGCGGGGGCCGGGGCGCTCCTGGGCTTCGTCCTGGTGCCGGTGGTGGGGGCGGTTCCGGGCTTCGTGGGCGGCATCTACCTGTGCGAGCGGCTCCGCCTGGGCAGCCACGGCGAGGCCTGGGCGTCGGTGCGGGCGGTGATGCGGGCGGTGGGAACGAGCGTGCTGGTGGAACTGTTCGCGTGCCTGGTCCTGGTGGGGGCGTGGGTGGGGGCGGTGGTGGCGCAGTAG
- a CDS encoding helix-turn-helix domain-containing protein, protein MLGAIGLDEGQESAYRALVALGAAEVPDLAHRLTLPVPHTERALRHLERHGLAAQSSARPGRWVAAPPGVALGALLTQQRHELEQAELAAALLAEEYRAEATEPAVHDLVEVVQGASAVAHRFHQIQLGAEKEVCALVTGRPQVVTGTDNDAEDRASVRGVDYRVVIEREVLTLPSGIREASTALARGEQIRVTAQVPTKLVIADRTLAMVPLTARGAEPAALVVHASGLLEALTGLFEAVWRESLPLRLGATGSAEEAGGSPDATDLEILSLLLAGMTDASVAKHLELGLRTVQRRVKGLMELSGVTTRLQLGWHAHERGWVAR, encoded by the coding sequence GTGCTGGGTGCCATAGGCCTGGACGAGGGCCAGGAGTCGGCGTACCGCGCGCTGGTCGCGCTGGGGGCCGCGGAGGTACCCGACCTCGCGCACCGGCTGACGCTGCCGGTGCCGCACACCGAACGGGCCCTGCGCCACCTGGAGCGGCACGGACTGGCGGCTCAGTCCTCGGCCCGGCCCGGGCGCTGGGTGGCGGCCCCGCCGGGGGTGGCGCTCGGGGCGCTGCTGACCCAGCAGCGGCACGAGCTGGAACAGGCGGAGCTGGCGGCGGCGCTGCTGGCCGAGGAGTACCGGGCGGAGGCCACCGAACCGGCGGTGCACGACCTCGTGGAGGTGGTGCAGGGCGCGAGCGCGGTGGCGCACCGCTTCCACCAGATCCAGCTGGGCGCGGAGAAGGAGGTCTGCGCGCTGGTCACGGGCCGGCCGCAGGTGGTGACGGGGACGGACAACGACGCGGAGGACCGGGCCTCGGTGCGCGGGGTCGACTACCGGGTGGTCATCGAGCGGGAGGTGCTGACCCTGCCGAGCGGGATCCGGGAGGCGTCGACGGCGCTGGCGCGCGGCGAGCAGATCCGGGTGACGGCGCAGGTCCCGACGAAGCTGGTGATCGCGGACCGGACGCTGGCCATGGTCCCGCTGACGGCCCGCGGGGCGGAGCCGGCGGCGCTGGTGGTGCACGCGTCGGGGCTGTTGGAAGCCCTGACCGGCCTGTTCGAGGCGGTGTGGCGGGAGTCGCTGCCGCTGCGGCTGGGGGCGACCGGTTCCGCCGAGGAGGCCGGGGGCAGCCCCGACGCCACGGACCTGGAGATCCTCTCGCTGCTCCTGGCGGGCATGACGGACGCGAGCGTGGCGAAGCACCTGGAGCTGGGGCTGCGGACGGTGCAGCGGCGGGTCAAGGGTCTGATGGAGCTGTCCGGGGTGACGACGCGGCTGCAGCTGGGCTGGCACGCGCACGAGCGGGGCTGGGTGGCCCGATAG
- a CDS encoding sensor histidine kinase: MAIRGGAPRRTYTWITAHAPWSAWAWRNTGFTAAAIPAALPVLLGLTCTITAPGPGTIPPLLILLLGPLLTRLQRSRFRALLGLEVPKVEREGGRPTPFGLVRQMRSEATWRQYGYHLLVSPLAAVAGALVVLAWAFGVAAACIYGWIWILPTETRTPGWSNDYDAITCGGVLLLLAAPWLAALFARLDAAAAAALLGPNRARELERRVEDLAESRAGVLDAADLERRRIERDLHDGAQQRLVALAMNLGIARATLPDLPAEAKAVIDEAHREAKEAIEELNSLVRGLHPAVLEDRGLDAALSGIAARAPFPVELSVDIGQRPGATVEAVAYFVVSETLANVAKHARADHCRVHVVRGPAPDASARGGDLLRITVTDDGVGGADPARGTGLVGLHKRVGSVDGTIKIESPLGGPTVITVELPCGL; encoded by the coding sequence ATGGCAATTCGCGGGGGTGCGCCGAGGCGTACGTACACCTGGATCACGGCGCACGCGCCGTGGTCGGCATGGGCCTGGCGCAACACGGGCTTCACCGCGGCCGCGATCCCGGCCGCCCTGCCCGTGCTCCTCGGCCTCACGTGCACCATCACGGCGCCCGGGCCCGGCACGATCCCGCCCCTGTTGATCCTGCTGCTCGGCCCGCTCCTCACCCGGCTCCAACGCAGCCGGTTCCGGGCCTTGCTCGGCCTCGAGGTCCCCAAGGTCGAACGGGAGGGCGGCCGGCCCACCCCGTTCGGACTGGTGCGGCAGATGCGCTCCGAGGCGACCTGGCGGCAGTACGGCTACCACCTGCTGGTCAGCCCGCTCGCCGCCGTCGCCGGCGCGCTGGTGGTGCTCGCCTGGGCCTTCGGCGTCGCCGCCGCCTGCATCTACGGCTGGATCTGGATCCTGCCCACCGAGACCCGAACTCCCGGCTGGAGCAACGACTACGACGCCATCACCTGCGGCGGCGTCCTGCTGCTGCTCGCCGCGCCCTGGCTCGCCGCGCTCTTCGCCCGGCTGGACGCCGCCGCTGCGGCCGCCCTCCTCGGCCCGAACCGGGCCCGCGAACTGGAGCGGCGGGTCGAGGACCTCGCGGAGAGCCGGGCCGGGGTGCTGGACGCCGCCGACCTCGAGCGCCGACGGATCGAACGGGACCTGCACGACGGAGCCCAGCAGCGACTGGTCGCCCTGGCCATGAACCTCGGCATCGCCCGCGCCACCCTCCCCGACCTCCCGGCCGAGGCCAAGGCCGTCATCGACGAGGCGCACCGCGAGGCGAAGGAGGCCATCGAGGAGCTGAACAGCCTGGTACGGGGCCTGCATCCGGCCGTGTTGGAGGACCGCGGGCTCGACGCCGCGCTCTCCGGGATCGCCGCCCGGGCCCCGTTCCCCGTCGAACTGAGCGTGGACATCGGGCAGCGGCCCGGGGCCACCGTGGAGGCCGTCGCCTACTTCGTGGTCTCCGAGACCCTGGCCAACGTCGCCAAGCACGCCCGGGCGGACCACTGCCGGGTGCACGTCGTCCGCGGTCCGGCACCGGACGCGTCCGCCCGCGGCGGGGACCTGCTGCGGATCACCGTCACCGACGACGGGGTGGGCGGCGCCGACCCCGCCCGCGGCACCGGTCTGGTGGGGCTGCACAAACGCGTAGGGTCCGTCGACGGAACCATCAAGATCGAAAGCCCCCTCGGGGGTCCGACCGTCATCACCGTGGAGCTGCCGTGCGGGCTGTGA
- a CDS encoding response regulator transcription factor → MRAVIAEDSVLLRIGLVKVLEMAGFEVIAETGDAEGLLAAVAEHCPELALVDVRMPPSFTDEGVRAALMIRQESPGTAVLLLSQFVEERYAADLLAAQTGAGIGYLLKQRVADVEEFIDALRRVASGGTALDPQVVAQLLLRRGGGPDPLGRLTPREREVLALMAEGRSNAGIAAELVVSESAVAKHINSIFAKLDLPQADGDHRRVLAVLRFLDGTP, encoded by the coding sequence GTGCGGGCTGTGATCGCCGAGGACTCCGTCCTCCTGCGCATAGGACTCGTCAAAGTCCTCGAAATGGCCGGGTTCGAGGTGATCGCCGAGACCGGCGACGCCGAGGGTCTGCTCGCCGCCGTCGCAGAACACTGCCCCGAACTCGCCCTCGTGGACGTGCGGATGCCACCCAGCTTCACCGACGAGGGCGTCCGGGCGGCCCTGATGATCCGCCAGGAGAGCCCCGGCACGGCGGTGCTGCTGCTCTCGCAGTTCGTGGAGGAACGCTACGCCGCCGATCTGCTGGCCGCCCAGACCGGCGCCGGCATCGGCTACCTGCTCAAGCAACGGGTCGCCGACGTCGAGGAGTTCATCGACGCCCTGCGCCGCGTCGCCTCGGGCGGCACCGCACTCGACCCGCAGGTCGTCGCCCAGCTCCTGCTGCGCCGCGGCGGCGGCCCGGACCCGCTGGGCCGGCTCACCCCGCGCGAGCGCGAGGTGCTGGCCCTGATGGCCGAAGGCCGCTCGAACGCCGGCATCGCGGCCGAACTCGTCGTGAGCGAGAGCGCGGTGGCCAAACACATCAACAGCATCTTCGCCAAGCTCGACCTGCCGCAGGCCGACGGTGACCACCGCCGGGTCCTCGCGGTCCTGCGCTTCCTGGACGGCACGCCGTGA
- a CDS encoding protein phosphatase 2C domain-containing protein codes for MSQQGADDWWQKLYEGPDAEAEPDPGDTLDKRFRSAAGVTTDPAPVPAPAAAPATGPAQAFAPDLAPDVAPDVVPDPGPPEPPRAPEPLLPGPRQGEPAPTPTLPDFPPPRDPRAGDATGYALGGVAVPPVRGPELPVRHPEAPSPEAWFDPAPQPLQPAPVAEPGPGPEPGAEPVAAGPETVRPEVSHLGDRAPTYAAEPGPLPPADPAAIEELTPDTVLEGARYGTYTLRAASLRGDSARYRGEARRDFLLTARFGSGDDALVLVALAGGDRAAPGAAEAAAELCRTVASAVGRSQERLADDIRAGRRDALRSGLQRLTDRGYGRLRARAVELGLAEAAYTAGLRGLLLPVDPQCRTRVCFGAGAGGLFRLRAGQWQDLEPVGPAEDTEGGFRFRAAVARSGDTLLLCSGGLSEPMREEAALPTELAARWAGQEPPGLAAFLADTQLRLKGYADDRTAAAVWEA; via the coding sequence ATGAGTCAGCAGGGTGCGGACGACTGGTGGCAGAAGCTCTACGAGGGCCCGGACGCGGAAGCGGAACCCGACCCGGGGGACACCCTGGACAAGCGGTTCCGCTCGGCGGCGGGCGTGACGACGGACCCGGCACCGGTGCCGGCACCGGCCGCGGCCCCTGCCACGGGCCCGGCACAGGCCTTCGCGCCGGACCTCGCGCCGGACGTGGCACCGGACGTCGTGCCGGATCCGGGCCCGCCGGAACCTCCGCGCGCCCCGGAGCCGCTGCTGCCCGGCCCCCGGCAGGGGGAGCCGGCGCCCACCCCGACCCTGCCCGACTTCCCGCCGCCGCGGGACCCCCGGGCGGGCGACGCCACGGGGTACGCGCTCGGCGGCGTGGCCGTACCACCGGTGCGCGGGCCCGAGCTGCCGGTGCGGCACCCGGAGGCACCGAGCCCGGAGGCCTGGTTCGATCCGGCCCCGCAGCCGTTGCAGCCGGCGCCCGTGGCCGAGCCCGGGCCGGGGCCCGAGCCCGGGGCCGAGCCGGTGGCGGCCGGACCGGAGACCGTTCGGCCCGAGGTCTCCCACCTGGGCGACCGCGCTCCCACCTACGCCGCCGAGCCGGGCCCCCTTCCGCCCGCCGACCCGGCCGCCATCGAGGAACTGACCCCGGACACCGTCCTGGAGGGGGCCCGTTACGGCACCTACACCCTGCGCGCCGCCTCCCTGCGCGGGGACTCCGCCCGCTACCGCGGTGAGGCCCGCCGCGACTTCCTGCTCACCGCCCGCTTCGGCAGCGGCGACGACGCGCTGGTCCTGGTGGCCCTCGCGGGCGGGGACCGGGCCGCTCCCGGGGCCGCCGAGGCCGCCGCCGAGCTGTGCCGCACCGTCGCCTCCGCCGTCGGGCGCAGCCAGGAGCGGCTGGCCGACGACATCCGCGCCGGGCGCCGCGACGCCCTGCGCTCGGGCCTGCAACGGCTCACCGACCGGGGCTACGGGCGACTGCGGGCCCGCGCCGTCGAGCTGGGGCTCGCGGAAGCGGCGTACACCGCCGGACTGCGCGGGCTCCTGCTCCCGGTGGACCCGCAGTGCCGCACCAGGGTGTGCTTCGGCGCGGGCGCGGGCGGCCTGTTCCGGCTCCGCGCGGGGCAGTGGCAGGACCTGGAACCCGTCGGGCCGGCCGAGGACACGGAGGGCGGCTTCCGCTTCCGCGCGGCCGTGGCCCGGTCCGGGGACACCCTGTTGCTGTGCTCCGGGGGCCTGTCGGAGCCGATGCGGGAGGAGGCCGCGCTCCCGACGGAACTCGCCGCCCGCTGGGCCGGTCAGGAGCCGCCGGGCCTCGCGGCCTTCCTCGCGGACACCCAGCTCCGCCTCAAGGGGTACGCCGACGACCGGACGGCCGCCGCGGTCTGGGAGGCGTAA
- a CDS encoding glutaredoxin domain-containing protein, whose product MTRAWILPMLFGSCGSVVAAGLVLSGSPGAAAALLLVFVLLAGMHSPLVFPRSIGAPEAQRRSAADGRPVVFWRPGCKYCIRLRIRLGRSARQLHWVDIWSDPAGAAVVRAANDGNETVPTVFVAGRPHTNPDPAWVRGQLLPLA is encoded by the coding sequence ATGACGCGTGCTTGGATCTTGCCCATGCTGTTCGGGTCCTGCGGATCGGTCGTCGCGGCTGGCCTGGTCCTGAGCGGGAGCCCCGGCGCGGCCGCGGCACTCCTCCTGGTGTTCGTGCTGCTGGCCGGCATGCACTCGCCCCTGGTGTTCCCGCGGTCGATCGGTGCGCCGGAGGCACAGCGCAGGAGCGCGGCCGACGGCCGACCGGTCGTCTTCTGGCGACCGGGCTGCAAATACTGCATACGCCTGCGCATCCGGCTGGGCCGTAGCGCCCGCCAACTGCACTGGGTCGACATCTGGAGTGACCCCGCAGGAGCCGCTGTGGTGAGGGCGGCCAACGACGGGAACGAAACCGTGCCGACCGTCTTCGTGGCGGGCCGGCCGCACACCAACCCCGATCCCGCATGGGTGCGCGGACAGCTCTTGCCCCTCGCGTGA